From the genome of Saccopteryx bilineata isolate mSacBil1 chromosome 6, mSacBil1_pri_phased_curated, whole genome shotgun sequence, one region includes:
- the LOC136309445 gene encoding beta-defensin 116-like has translation MDGPRGYYAISVGPPATHTNPPLSRDTSVMKPYVMTLSILLILVQKTPGGLIRSHHAKSQEPWNPCELYHGRCRDACREQEIQYLTCPNHQRCCLELPGKSTSSNNVREDPNSNLSVTNT, from the exons atggatggacctagagggtattacg CGATCTCCGTTGGGCCCCCGGCCACACACACAAACCCTCCGCTCTCTCGGGACACGTCAGTCATGAAGCCCTATGTCATGACCCTTTCCATCCTTCTGATCCTGGTTCAGAAGACTCCAG GTGGTCTGATCAGATCCCACCATGCTAAGAGCCAGGAGCCTTGGAATCCATGCGAGCTTTACCACGGCAGGTGCAGGGACGCCTGCAGAGAACAGGAGATTCAATACTTGACCTGCCCCAACCATCAGAGATGCTGCCTGGAACTTCCTGGGAAAAGCACCAGCTCTAACAATGTGAGAGAGGACCCCAACTCCAATCTGTCAGTTACAAACACTTAA